From one Pseudactinotalea sp. HY158 genomic stretch:
- a CDS encoding acyl-CoA desaturase, with protein MIPGDAHRARPRSQYVAAYLDLSERVHAAGLMRRRYGFYWAMILLWSGATVAILVAVGMLADTWYQLLLAALLGLAMAQVAFLGHEAAHQEIFRTRGWNEWTARVLSGVFTGLSYGWWVDKHGRHHANPNKDGSDPDVDSSVLAFTPASTDRRTGIGAALIERQGYYFVPLLFLEGFHLHVASIRTAVAGRGVRHRWTEILFLTARLGGYLVFVFLALPPGIAFAFVGVQVSVFGVFLGGAFAPNHIGMPTVPKDVRLDFLRRQVHMSRGIRGGPLVHFLMGGLEYQVEHHLFPKAPRPNLPALRVAVLEHCARDGIPYTEATLPEAYATIIRYLNQVGTRRRDLYTCPLVREYRG; from the coding sequence ATGATTCCAGGCGATGCCCACCGTGCGCGCCCGCGCAGCCAGTACGTCGCGGCGTACCTGGACCTCTCGGAACGGGTCCATGCCGCGGGGCTCATGCGCCGCCGTTACGGCTTCTACTGGGCGATGATCCTGCTGTGGTCGGGCGCCACGGTGGCGATCCTCGTCGCCGTCGGGATGCTCGCGGACACGTGGTATCAGTTGCTCCTGGCCGCGCTCCTCGGGCTCGCCATGGCGCAGGTGGCCTTCCTCGGGCACGAGGCGGCCCACCAGGAGATCTTTCGCACCCGCGGATGGAACGAATGGACAGCGCGGGTGCTCTCCGGTGTCTTCACCGGCCTGAGCTATGGCTGGTGGGTCGACAAGCACGGCCGTCATCACGCGAATCCCAACAAGGACGGATCGGATCCCGACGTGGACTCGTCGGTGCTGGCCTTCACTCCCGCGAGCACGGACCGGCGCACGGGCATCGGTGCGGCGCTCATCGAACGCCAGGGCTACTACTTCGTGCCGCTGCTGTTCCTCGAGGGATTCCACTTGCATGTGGCCTCCATCAGGACCGCCGTGGCCGGCCGCGGGGTGCGGCACCGGTGGACCGAGATCCTCTTCCTGACCGCCCGCCTCGGCGGCTACCTCGTCTTCGTGTTCCTGGCGCTGCCGCCCGGGATCGCGTTCGCCTTCGTCGGGGTACAGGTGTCGGTCTTCGGGGTCTTCCTGGGCGGTGCGTTCGCGCCGAACCACATCGGGATGCCCACCGTGCCGAAGGATGTGCGGCTCGATTTCCTGCGCCGGCAGGTACACATGTCCCGGGGAATCCGGGGCGGCCCGCTCGTCCACTTCCTCATGGGCGGCCTCGAATACCAGGTCGAGCACCACCTGTTCCCGAAGGCACCACGGCCGAACCTGCCGGCGCTGCGGGTTGCGGTGCTCGAGCACTGCGCCCGGGACGGCATTCCCTACACCGAGGCGACGCTGCCCGAGGCGTACGCGACGATCATCCGCTATCTCAACCAGGTGGGGACCAGGCGGCGGGACCTGTACACATGCCCGCTCGTCCGCGAGTATCGAGGCTGA
- a CDS encoding ferredoxin produces MLISVNHDTCVASGNCGRIAPAVFANRLEDDGFVRLLDESPPESEWPAARRAARLCPSATIRIERDGS; encoded by the coding sequence ATGCTCATCTCCGTCAACCACGACACCTGCGTCGCCTCGGGCAACTGCGGCCGGATCGCGCCGGCCGTGTTCGCGAATCGCCTGGAGGACGACGGCTTCGTGCGCCTCCTCGACGAGTCGCCGCCCGAATCGGAGTGGCCGGCCGCCCGGAGAGCAGCACGATTGTGCCCGTCGGCGACCATCCGAATCGAACGCGACGGGAGCTGA